In the genome of Paenibacillus pabuli, the window TCACTTCCTGCACATGTTGCGGACGAGGCCCCCATTGACCCAGTACATGTCCACCCGTATCTGCAAAAATAACGACAGGGACTGAGCGTCCGCCCATCGTAAGGAACTCATCCATCACTTCGGGGTGATTTTCCATAATAAGAATTTCTGTCGGAATGCCCGAGATTTCCAGCGCCTGGAACACGACCGGAATATTGCGTACCACATCTCCGCACCAATCAGCAGCCAAAATGAGCACACGCAAATCATCGCGGTGATTCAGGCTTTCGAAAAATTCACGATCATCCTCGCTTGGCCATGTAAAGCTGTCGTAGTTTGCCTGAAACTCACTTTGGTTCTTCGTCATACTCTCAATGAATTCTTTCGGAGGCAGACCTTTACCGAATTTGTGAGACAAGTTTGGTTTTCCCATAACTAGACACTTCCCTTCTTTTTACGAGCATTCATCCATTTAATAAGTACATAAACAATCATAAGTGCCAGAGCAACGAGCAGAATCGGCATAATATAAGGTGCCGCCTTTTCGTTGATATGTTGCCATTGATCTCCAAGTATCATCCCTAAATATATAAACAATGCAGACCAAGGTATAACAGCGAGGGTTGTCAGCAAAATAAATCGACCCGTATGCATTTTGGATATACCGGCAGGAATCGATATGGCATGTCTTACGACCGGAACAAAACGCGCCGTGAAAATAACACCTGTCCCATACTTGCGGAACCACTCTTCGGAATGGTCGATGTGCTTTTTCTGGATCAGTATGTATTTTCCGTAACGCTCAAGTACAGGTCTTCCGCCATAACGGCCAATCCAGTAAATAAATAGCTGGGCTATGACACCGCCCACGGTACCGAAAATCATTGCACCGAAAAAATTAATATGGCCTTGTGAAACGAGAAAACCTCCATATGCCAGTACAATTTCACTCGGAATAACTTCGAGCATCAGTCCGAGCATGATTCCAAAGTATCCAAGACTCTGAATCCAATCGAATAATTGATTGACAATGTTATGAATAACGTCCATCTCGACCCTCTTTCTTCATCCTGATTGGCAGTGCCTTTAGCACCATGGATGTTCGTCCCTATTTTATCACAGGCCTCTAGCTGTTGCTACTTCACCCGTTTGGGATAGTGTCCCGCAGGCAGCCCTTTGCATATGGTATCGGGAGAGGAGCGTGAGAAGATGTCATTCAAATCAGCACCCGGTACTCCCCCAGTAAAACATAACACCCCGGGCCAGAAACTGCCTTCTGCCCGAGGTATCCGAAGAGCATGCAGCAAAGAGCTGTACCGAACATCTAAAAAGCTAAAGGTATACATCTCCCCCGAGCTGATGAAGCAGGCAGAAGACTTGTATTTTGGAAAAGTGATCGCCAATCTGCTCTGGATCGGAGAAAATCGGGATAATCGCAAGAAGTTATGCGAGTGGTGGAATACGGATGTCAGCGCCGAAATTGCAGCTCTATGGGGTGTGGAGGTAGAACCGCTGCAAGGTGCCTTTAAGCAGGCGTTTGGTGGATATCGCCTTTAGATTCGAAAATAAATGAACCGTTAGCCGAGCAGCGAACTTGACAGCATATTGCCTCATTTTGAATGGAACCTACTAAGGTGTGAGCCAGCGCTTGCCTAAGATTGATTCGAAATCGTTTATCCTGTTACATGTAGAATCATTCATTCTCATAGATTTTGTTCATCTTCGGTGTTACATGAGGTCAGATATTCAGGGGCTCTTTCTGGTCACCTCTGGAGCAAATGGACCAAAAGCAAGGAGGAGCAAATTATTCCCGTAACGTAACGCGTCTTCTCCAAGCTCAAAACGCCGATCATTTCTCTCCTGCCCTGCCGCCACTTCTTCAGCCAGTTTTCTATAACGTTTGTATATCCTTACTCCAGCAGAAGCCGTCTGCCTTCCTCGTGCAGTATATCCTGCCGCCCGTTCCCTCCGCGATGCCTGTTCCATCCAATACAAGGCCTGGGACTGGCTGGACGTGTCAAAACGATTCAAGGCTAAGGCTTGTTCAAAATAGTTCCCAGCTAACTCTCCTCTACCCGATTGAGCGGCCAACCGCCCCAGCTCTCCGTAGAGTTGGGGGGAAACAGGGGAAAAGGACAAGCTCTGCACTAATATGGATTCAGCCTTTTCCGCTGGAAACGTACGGGACAGGGAGATGGCGATATCCGGCCTGTTGGGGTTGAACTTGTACGCCGCAGTAAGCAGCACCTTGCGTTCATCACCTCCTGTAACTTTTGACATTGCCAGACGATATTGATGTTCTGCCGCTAGATGTTGTCCAGCAAGCCAGGCTGTGCCGCCAAGCCATAACATGATGAACAGCCCCGTGAATATCCGTGGAGGCCACGAGTTTAATGGACGGAAAAAGCAGGGCCGTTTGAGGTCAGCCGTGCCGTGCTGTAGAGTCGGAGTCGAGAGGGCCCAGCCCGCCAGCCAAATGAACATCATCCATAGAAAGGCGAAGCTCCAGTCAAAGTCCATTGCGCCATGGAGGACAAAAACAATAACTGAAGGCAGCAGCTGAGGTGCATGCCTCCACATCGTTCGCAAGGTGAAAAAGAACCATCCGGCGATGAGCATCAACCCGATCAGGCCTGTATCAAGGGCCTGATCGAGGATGCCGTTGTGGACCTCGCCTCCGACATAAGGCGAGGATTGGATGGCGCGAAACATGCTGCGCCATGTCTCTCCCCCGTGGCCCAGCCATGCGGCCTCGGACCAAAGCTTCAGGGCGTCCCGCCACATCTGGAGGCGGGACAGCCCTGTCCCGACACCAGCCGCCATACGGTCGGCGGTGGAGCCCACGGCCACAGTGGCGGCGGTGATTCCCGCCAGCACTGTGGCCGCATGGGCAGCGGCGCGCGCACGAGCGCCGCTGTGCCATAAACGGCACAGCAGCAGCGTGCCGAGCAGCGCAGCTGCCCATGCCCCGGCCAGTGCCAGCAGGCCGGGCACGGGTGCAGGCGCCAGCTGGGCAGCAGCCAGCTGGCGGTAAAGCCAGGCCGCGCACGCTAGAGGCGCGGCCGTGGCCAGCAGCAGCGGCAGGCGGGCACCGCGCCGCTGCAAAGCGAAGGCGGCGACCGCGGCACAGCCGGTCGCCAGCCAAGCGCCGCGCGACTCGCTCAGCAAGAGCGCGGCTTGCGCAGGCATGAGCGGCAGCGCTGCCGCGATGAGCCGCCCGGCCACTGCGGGCCGGGCCATGGCGCGCGCGGCGGCAGCCAGCCGCTCCAATGCGTACATGCCAACAACGGCGCCGTACGCATTGGGGTACTGCAGCAATCCGCCGAGCCGGGCTCCGGCAGAGCTGATCTCGGGGTCAGCGGTTCGCATGACCCCATACGGCAGTGGCAGCACACCGCACGCGTTAAGCACTCCGCTTAGCACAAGCAGGCCACCTGCCATTTGCCAACCCCAGGCAAACCAGCGCGCTCCGTTCGCGCGTGCGGCCAACGTAACGGTTAGCAGCGCAAATATCGCCAGAAGGCTCCAGCGCAGCATCTCATCCATGCTTCCCTGTACGCTGACAGAGCCTATCCATACATGCAGGCCAAACCAGACGGCCATAGCCAGGGGCCAAAACACCCAGCGGAGATGGGCATACTGCATAAGGGCCACATACAATAGTTTGAGGTAATTTAACAACGAAGCCATCCCTAGTTGTCCACTCGTATGGGGTACGTTGAAAAGCATAATAAACAGGATAAACCAAACAAATGCACTGCCTGTTGCTATCAGCACCATGGGGTATACGTCCGAGAAATAAAACAATCCCCCACGTAGACATCCTGCCAATAGTAAGACCACAGCCATTAATCCAAGAACGACGGTCAGTGCCGCTTCTGATAATCGGGAAAACCCTATACGTTGATTTGCTTGCACCACCTTTCCCACCCTGTCCGGCCAATTTGAATCCTTCGACTTACTCCACTTCACTTTGTTATCCGATTTCTCCCCTTTCATTGCATCTCCCTCCTTTTTCCCATCCTCGTATCCTACTCGTTAATCAAAACAAAAAAAGACAGAAGCTCCCGTTAGGGTCTTCTGCCTAATTACAAACCTTTGGCACATTATGTTATTTTCGCGGGACCCTCTTACCAGTATGTCCTGTCAAGGACGATGACAGACGATCTGCATCAACTTCAACAGTGATTACATTGGCTAGGATCCTGGGTGACATCTTTGATGGCCCCGCCCGAATTCTCTTCGCTCGCATCCGCTCCATGGTTCGCCGCAGCTTCTTTTAGCTTGCTGCCACCTGGGAGCAAATCTGCACAGGCCCGCTCCAAATAAGGATCTGCCTGAATGAAATCACGGAATGCCGTATATTCGTTCCACATATCAGCCTTCTGGCCTGCCTGGCCGCGTACGGCTCGGATCAATATATTTTTCGGCGTATGCTCCATATCGATAAATTCCAACAGCTGTGTTTTGTATCCCATCAGATCGAGCAGCTTGGCCCGAATGGCATCCGTTGCCAAAGCGGAGAAGCGTTCTTTCAGAATGCCGTGTGACAACAACGGGTTCATCACCGTGGATTCAATCTGGTCAAACAGTTCGTGCTGACAGCACGGTACAGATAGAATGACGGAAGCGCCCCAACGAACGGCTTTCTCCAAAGCAGCATCGGTAGCTGTATCGCAGGCATGCAGCGTCACAACCATATCAACTTCATTCAGCTCGTCATAGTCAGCGATGTCTCCAACAAGGAACTTCAGGTCACCGTAATGCAGTTTGTTGGCCAGATCATTGCAGTGTTCAATAACATCGGCTTTTAAGTCCAAACCAATAATTTTGAGCGATCTGCGCTGCTGTACGGACAAATAATGATATAAAGCAAAAGTCAAATAAGACTTCCCGCAACCAAAATCAACAATGGTCAGTGGACGCCCCTCCGGCAGATGCGGGATGACATCCTGTACCATTTCGAGGAAACGGTTGATCTGTCTAAACTTATCATACTTGCGTGCCAAAACTCGGCCTTCCTCGCTCATAATGCCCAACTCGACCAGGAATGAAACGGGAACCCCATCCTCCAGCACATATTGCTTTTTACGATTATGCGAGAGGTCCACAGCAGTCTTGGAAGCAGACTTGGTCAAGATGGACACTTTATATTTTTTGCTGATCAAAATTTGATAGTCTGCGTCTGTCGTACAGAGCAGTCCTTGACGAAACGTCTCTTCGCATAACAAAGTCATGCGTTCTACCGCTTCTGCCGGAGTCAAATTCTCGTGCAGCACTTTGTTGGTATAATGAAATGCGAATTGATAATGCAGCTGATTCTTGAGCGTTACCGGCTTGACTTGCACTTTGGTATACGAGACATTGTCCCGTCTGCGCAGCTGGCTCCAGGTCGCTGTAATTAGCGAATTCTGTTCAAAGATGTCTTGTATAAGCTTTCGCAATGAATCCACGGGGTACATCTCACTTTCGATTTGGTTTCAACCGTTACCATACCACAATTCCGTTCCCTCTCCAAGTTAAGGTGCGTATTCATGGGGTTTAACGATTTAGTTCGGCAAGCCCCTCTTCCACTTCCTCACGAGGCAAGCCCCCTTGTTGCAGTTGCTCATCTTCCAGTTGTTTTAATCTTTCATAAAAAGCCTGTACCTCACCCCGATAATGAACGGGATGGCTGTCGCCTACCTGCAGCAGTCTGTACCAGCTATTCTCGGCCTGATCATAACGCCCCTGCTGCTCACGATACAGGGCAAGCTGTTTTTCCGTTCGTGCGGGAAGTTCGTATGGTTTTGTCTGCTCCAATATGTCCTCCACACGGCCTGGTGCCTCCAGCAGCTTCGGATTGGCCCCGTTATTAAGTGCGTACAGGTAGAAATGAAGTGATCTCATCAGACGAATAAGTGCTGCATCCTCTGACTCCATTTTTTCATGGTTATCTATGCCCTCAACTTTGGCCTTCTCCCTATAAATGTACGCCTCTTCTTCGATCAGCCTTGCAGCTTGCTGCAGATTGTCCACTTCAATGATGCCACGAAAGCGGAACATCTCGATGACATCTTCGGCGGGCAGTGAGTTCAGCAGCGATAAATTCAGGCCAAACTGTCTGCGCAGCAGCTCGTCCAACTCGGATAGAGCCTCCGTGTGTTTCCGCTGTTGTTTGAGTGTAAATGCTTTACCGATCGCTTCTGTCATTTCCTCCATCATGCGGAGCAGATAATCTTTCCTGAACATGCTATATGCCCCCTCATCATTCGAACGTTTACATTCCAGTTTCATTTAAATGATCTATTCTCATCATTTTAATTCATGCCATGACAAAAAGCCAAAACATAGTCCAAGGGCTCTCCCCTACCATGACCCTAAACAAATAAAACCCCTACCGTTCTTGAACGAACGTTGTAGGGGTTTAGCAAGGTTCAGACAATCCGTCAAGGAGGCGGAATTATCTAATACTCTATTTCATGTTCCATCAATATCACTTCGATAATCCCGCCAAAAATGATTTAATGACCTGAATTAATTCTTCCGGAGCTTCGTACATGCTCATATGTCCTGCTCCAGGAATCACGGCTTGTGTAATATGCGGCTTGTCACTTGTAAATGTACGTTCCGGTGGAATGACGGCATCGTTCTCGCCGGCAACCAGCAGGACGGGAAGCGGTGTAGCGGACAATACATCACGGCGATCCGGCCGTTCACGCATAGCTAACGCAGCTCCGGTTGCCCCTTGCGGCGCAGTCTGGTAACCAATTTCCTTCACACGTGTCACTTGTGTCGATAGCGATTCCACATGTTCTGGTGCAAACAAACCGGGAACCAGACCATCTACAAAATGAACAATGCCTTCCGTCTGAATGGTAGATACTGCGCGAAGGCGTTTTTCCTTGCCTTCTTCACTATCCGGATACGCTGTGGAATGAATCAAGCCAAAGGCATTCAATCGTTCTGGATGGCGCTGTGCGATAGAAAGTGCGATATATCCGCCCATGGAGTGACCAAGCAGGACAGCCTTGTCCACCTTTAGCTCGTCCATTAATTGCAATACGTCATTGCCCATCTGATCAATGGTATAATTACCTACAGGCGCGTCCGTTTTGCCATGTCCACGCAGATCGGGTACGATGCAACGATAGCTGCGTGCAAGCTCAGGCACTACTTCATCCCAGTAGGATGAACTGCCGCAGTATCCGTGGAGCAAAATGAGTGCCTCTCCCTTACCCTGTTCGGCGTAACAAATCGTCGTTCCGTCACACATCACTTTTTCCATATAAATCCCTCTCTCTGCGCGAATTAAATTAATTCAAGTTGTATATTATTAAGCCTGCATATCATTAATGAAACGTTTATCTGTATTTCACTGCTTCGACGACTGCCTCTGCAATCGTTCGGGACATGCCCATAACGAAATGAAGTGAGGTCATCTGTAGAATGGAATAAGGTCTCGGTCCATTAGCATTCACTACAGCAGCCACGCTGTAGTGACCAACCGGTGGCAGCTTGCCGCCAACCGATTTTGCCGGAATAAGTGCATGTTCCGCAAGATAGTATGTACCTGCTGCCTGTTTTGGACCCAGACAAGCATCTATAGCGATAATGGCATGATGTGACGGGACAAGCGCCAGCCTCTTCTCCAGCGTATCAGCATCACAAGGAGAAGCCAACGTCCCTACAACGTGTTTCACTCCGGCCTCCTGCAGCAGACTGCCTGTCAGTGGGCCCAGTGCATCTCCGGTGGATCGGTCCGTCCCAATACAGACAAAGGTGATTTCATCCGGTGAATGAAGTTGGTAGATGCGCTTAAAAAACAATACCAAGTCTTCTCCCTGCACATTTTGGCGGGCTTCCCTACTTTGATGACGAACCAATTCTCGCTTATATACCGCCAATCTCTTACCTCCTTTACACATGTACTCCCTACCTAAGGTTCTATTGTTATATCCCTCATTTTACCCGATGCTTGATTTTGCCGCAAAAGCATTGGCCTGGGCCTGTCCAATCATGATACAATGACAACAGTTTCCGATACGGAAGGGATGGACATAACGATGGATTTAACACAAGCTAGCGCAGCCAACATGGAATATATGATTGAGGCGATCAAGACGAAGCTGCGGATGGCCAGTGGAGCTGCCATGCAGGCTTCGGCTTTCCCACTCGACAAGTACGAAGATTTGTTTGACCTGTATGAGATGGTTCTGGGCAAGGAACATCTGAGTATCTCTGAAGTGGAAGCAGTCGCTTCCGAATTGGGTAAACTCCGTAAATCCTAGGACGACGTTACCTCCGGACATATGAGCCGGACTCTAAAGCAACACGTACACCAAAGGACCTGTCCCCACAACATAGTGGAACAGGTCCTTTGGTGTTAGTTATATTTCAAGGCTGTCCCTCGGACAGCCTACTTTATGTTTTGAACCATAATACGATGATTCGTTTACGCCTTCCTTTACCGTCAAGGCAAATCCACTAGTACAAATTCGGCAGCCTCGCTGCCTGTACATGTAATTTGCAGATCACAGCTTTTGCGGATTCGTGCAGCATCACCCGGTTTGAGATTGAAGTTGCCATCTGAACATACAATCTCAATATGGCCACTAATCAGGAAGAGATGTGTACGCCTGTCTTTATGTTGAGGGTACATTAATTTTTCACTGGATTCCAAGCGGGATAGATAGCAAGTTATATCCTGTGAAATAGGCAATGCTCCCTCAGCTCCTTCTCCCCCTTGCCCCGATACAATCGGACAAAGACGGTTCAGATACTCCTGGTCTTCCACACGACGATTGGTATAAGAGGGCTTCAGCATGCGCTGAGATGGCAAAAACCACATCTGTAGGAAGCGTACCGGTTCATCCTCGGACGGATTAGTCTCTGAATGCTCTACCCCGGTACCCGCACTCATGACCTGAACCGTTCCCGGTTCCAACAATTGCTCTGTTCCGATGCTGTCCGTATGTTTCAACGTACCTGAAATGACATAACTAACAATCTCCAAGTCATGATGTGGATGTCGCTTAAAGCCTTCCTGCGGCATCAGTGTGTTGTCATTATGAGCCAAAAGACAACCAAAATGGGCATTGCTTGGATCATCATAGTCCGCAAAGGAAAAGCTGAATTCACTGTGTATCCAACCTCGATCCGACGTGTGCCTTTCTTCCGATGTCACTACTTTAATCATGTTCATCCACCTCCAAAGGTTTAGAGCTGCCACACTATCGCAGCAGTTCATGCGTGTATATTAGAATTCTATAAATCAATACCAGTTGGTATGTCATCTTTACCCGTGGTCCGGGTATTCTAATCACGCCCCTTGCTTATGGTTATACACTTTCTTCAGGTGAATAAAGCTTGAATTCAGTGTCTGCCCGTCCTACGACTTTACCGGCATCGTTCCGAATGTCTGGTGGATATACTTCTGCCAGTCGTTCGATGGTTTTCCGATTGCCATACCCAATCTGCTCCAGAATGGCTTGGGCGATAAAGGCCCATTCTTCTTCCGAACCATCAAGCACTTTAAACGTAATTCCAAGGCGTTCCTTTTTCAGGGCGAAACCAAATACACCCTTGAAACCGCCCTTGGCTACAATGTTGCTGTCTTCAAGCAGTACAGAGTCCACGCGCTGCGTTCCTCCTACCATTAACGGATATTCGTTCATGGCTCCAGTAATCGTCTCTACCGCAGAGCGGGTAGTTAGGTCCTCAATCAGATCCGGGCAAGCCAGTTTCAGATACGCGTTCGATAATGCCGACAACGGCAACGAAAATACCGGAAAGCCGCAGCCATCCGTCCCAAGTTCAATCTCTTGCTGTTCAATCCCTGCCATATAGGCCAAGGTCTCCAGAATTTCACGCTGTACCGGATGTTCTGGCTCTGCATAACTGCCCAAATCTGCCTGCTTCATCTGAGTGTATGCGAGAATGCCCAGATGTTTACCAGAACAATTGTGCAGGATACGACGCTTCTCTCCTTGGGCACGCAGCCATTGATTCCTGCTTTCTTCATTTAGGGGATAACTCGGTGCGCAAATCAGGCACTCTTCGCCCAATCCTATTTTGCTTTCCAACTGCTCCAGCACCTGAATATGCATCGGTTCCGATCGGTGCGAGGAAGCCATGATGGCAATCTCCTGAGCAGTCAGACCATAATGTCCGGCAATACCGGCACGAATCCCCGGAATTGCCTGGAAAGGCTTAGCGGATGAACGGGTAAACGCTCTAAAATGAGGGTCGCCGGCTGAATATACAACATTTCCGTTCTCATCCGTAATGCTTATGTGTCCGTAATGGGCGCATTCCATAACGCCCGCACGGTATTCTTTAATTAACAGGGCACTCTCCATGCGAGTTCTCTCCTTTATACTGCCGAATTCATCTCTGCTTTGCGTCACGACGCCGCATGGGATATCTTAAATAGTATAGTACAAAAGCGACGTTTTTACAGTTTTTTCGACAGACATTTCGGGTAATCCTTTATTAATCCTTATCTGCCTACTATCATCCCTGAAGGAGACATACATTATATGCTGCGCAAAAAGTATTCACCCACTTCCGGGTTAGCCCGCAAAACTTCGGTACGTCCATTAGTCAATTGGGCTGGTGTTGGAATGATAGCCAGCGCTTCGGTCGTCTTCTTGCTGGCGTTTCTGGGGGCGTTGCTCGGTAACGATGCAATCCTTTCATTGGATGACCGGGTCCAGCAGTTGTTTTATCTGAACACGGATTCACGTCTTCATCTGCTGCCCTTCATTTCATTCATCACTGCGCTCGGTTCTTTCAGACTTTCTGCCTTGGCAGCTATCGGTTTCTCTATTCTATTCGTGTGGCAGAGCCGTCCCCGTTTCCTCATATATGGATATGCTTTACTCAGCAGTTTTGCCATGATGTGGATTCTGAACACCTTATTGAAAGAACTTTTCAGACGCAGCAGACCTGAGTTGGAACATCTGCTGGTTGTTCATGGATACAGTTTCCCAAGTGGTCATGCGATGATTTCGATGGGGTTTTATGGCATGCTCTTTGCCATCTGGGCGATTGAACGACATCAACGTGAGTCCGGCATCGCTCTGCCTGTCCTTTGCGGAATCACTTTTATATTCTTGGTCGGTCTTAGCCGTATCATGCTGGGTGTCCATTTTCCTACCGATGTTTTCACCGGATTTGCTGCCGGACTGGCTTGGATCCTTTGTATGAATAAAGGGATTCAACGTGCCGTCTGAATTGTAATATCCTATAATTCCCAATACATTTCATCCTACAGTGATTGTTTCACCTTGAAGCACGGCGTTTATATACGAAGTAAGCAAACGCGAACAGACACCATCCTACATCAAGCATAAAGGAGGCGGTTGGTATGTGGGGTATCATTATCAGCATTGTTATGGCAGTCATCATCGGTGTAATCGGTGATGCACTTGCTGGTCATAACATGCCTGGAGGAATCATCGGTGCAATGGTTGCTGGATTTGCCGGAGCCTGGCTGGGAGCACTGTTGCTTGGTAACTGGGGACCAGTCATCGGTAACTTTGCCGTAATTCCTGCCATCATCGGAACAGCAGTCTTTGTCTTTTTGCTGGGGCTTGTGTCCAGACTGTTCAGACAGGCTGCCTGATCGGTCCAACAAGGTGTTCGTTGTTTCGTATCCGTTTCTTAAATTTGAAGAAGGAGTGATTTGACATGAATAAAGCAGAAGAACAATATCCTGTACAAAGCGGTTCCAATTTCGCCAAAGGCATTTTCATCGGAGGTTTGCTGGGTGCTGCAGCAGCGCTGCTCTTTGCCCCTAAACCAGGACGCGAATTGCGTGGCGATCTTTCCGAGAAAGTGGGAATCGTTACAGATCGCACAAAAGAGGTTGCAGCAGTTGTCGGTGATAAAGCTTCCGAACTGGCTAAAACGGTCTCTTCCAAAACTTCTGATATTGCAAAAACGGTAAACCAAGGTCGTAATGACATTATGGACTCCGTGAAAAAGGCTTCCGCTGATGTGGCGAATGAAGCATCCAAAGCATCGGAAGAAGTGGCTGCCGCTTCTGTAGAAGCGAAGGAAGATACACGTAAAGAATTGAACTCGACCAGCCTGTAAGGTTTGTTGTTCGAGTGACCAATAGCCAGCTGTATTCCAGCTGGCTATTTTTTATCCACACTGCGAAATTTAAAGGAGGAAGAATATGAGTAAAGTCACAATGAACGGCAATACACCCATTACCGGAGGAAAACCCGCACAACAGTATGATACCAGTGAACATCCTTTTGAATTACGTCATGAGGTCAAACGTCTGAACACACGACTCGATCAGATTGCAGACAGCCTGGAAAAATCTCAAATCAAGGATATTATTGAAAACTACAGCAGTCCCAAAAAACGCATCATTACCAACTTCACCGCAGGTATGGCACGTGGTTTGGGTTTGACGGTGGGAACCTTCGTCGTTCTTGGTCTGCTCGCCTTTATTCTCAGTCAGTTCGTGAACATGCCCATTGTAGGGCAATATATTGCTGACTTATTAGGGTACATTGAAGATTATAAAAAATAAATGACCGGACCAAGGTCAGCAAACTTACCGCCTTCGCTTGCCAATAGCACTCTTCTCTGTTTTCTTCACCGACGGCTGGGAGGACTTTACCTTGAGCAGATCCCCTGTCCAGCCTTTCATCATCATCCATACATACATGCCAATCATGCTAATGATTATAAGCGCAAGGACCAGCACTACCCCCCATGTTTTGTCAATCCACGGCAGATTCTC includes:
- a CDS encoding phosphatase PAP2 family protein, translating into MLRKKYSPTSGLARKTSVRPLVNWAGVGMIASASVVFLLAFLGALLGNDAILSLDDRVQQLFYLNTDSRLHLLPFISFITALGSFRLSALAAIGFSILFVWQSRPRFLIYGYALLSSFAMMWILNTLLKELFRRSRPELEHLLVVHGYSFPSGHAMISMGFYGMLFAIWAIERHQRESGIALPVLCGITFIFLVGLSRIMLGVHFPTDVFTGFAAGLAWILCMNKGIQRAV
- a CDS encoding GlsB/YeaQ/YmgE family stress response membrane protein, translated to MWGIIISIVMAVIIGVIGDALAGHNMPGGIIGAMVAGFAGAWLGALLLGNWGPVIGNFAVIPAIIGTAVFVFLLGLVSRLFRQAA
- a CDS encoding YtxH domain-containing protein codes for the protein MNKAEEQYPVQSGSNFAKGIFIGGLLGAAAALLFAPKPGRELRGDLSEKVGIVTDRTKEVAAVVGDKASELAKTVSSKTSDIAKTVNQGRNDIMDSVKKASADVANEASKASEEVAAASVEAKEDTRKELNSTSL
- a CDS encoding DUF5665 domain-containing protein; its protein translation is MSKVTMNGNTPITGGKPAQQYDTSEHPFELRHEVKRLNTRLDQIADSLEKSQIKDIIENYSSPKKRIITNFTAGMARGLGLTVGTFVVLGLLAFILSQFVNMPIVGQYIADLLGYIEDYKK